A stretch of the Methylacidiphilum caldifontis genome encodes the following:
- a CDS encoding aromatic ring-hydroxylating oxygenase subunit alpha — protein sequence MSTFWHPVCPSSFLLDKPLGIQLLGRRLVLARLNGKVSCFDDLCRHLGAALSGGKIEKKSFLRCPYHGWLYNEEGRCIEIPSRRSLPIPLDARIRSYLTQESMGMIWVSLVSNPKYPIPRFEEFENNDFHQLDEGKWKESHWRASPQRIVLGQLDDTHFAWVHPSTIGHPDIVEAPSHRVTKENGFILSTFTICQRTTAPSSGFSRAETAKKEDTNTVHYTIAAGINWIHLRKTNDKGEAWVLLQLISPLSYHESRVFWRIARNFDKLSERDPIYEKIQIQIMEEDRRVIESQRPWLLPPMSSSLSMYLRPSDLPLIEYHKWMEEEKIPPL from the coding sequence ATGTCTACATTTTGGCATCCGGTTTGTCCTTCTTCATTTTTATTAGACAAACCTCTTGGAATTCAGCTATTGGGCAGGCGTCTTGTACTCGCACGTCTTAATGGGAAAGTAAGCTGCTTTGATGATCTCTGTCGTCATCTAGGTGCTGCTCTTTCCGGAGGTAAAATTGAAAAAAAGAGTTTCTTGAGATGTCCTTACCATGGTTGGCTTTATAACGAGGAGGGACGCTGTATAGAGATCCCTTCTCGACGCTCCCTTCCAATTCCTTTAGACGCTCGCATCCGTTCTTATTTAACCCAGGAATCCATGGGTATGATTTGGGTAAGCCTTGTATCTAACCCCAAGTATCCTATTCCTCGTTTCGAAGAGTTTGAAAATAACGATTTCCATCAACTTGACGAAGGAAAATGGAAAGAAAGCCATTGGCGAGCAAGTCCTCAGAGAATTGTTTTAGGTCAGCTCGATGATACCCATTTCGCATGGGTCCATCCTTCGACTATAGGTCATCCTGACATTGTTGAAGCCCCCTCTCATCGAGTCACTAAGGAAAATGGATTTATCCTCTCTACTTTTACCATCTGCCAAAGAACAACGGCTCCTTCATCCGGATTTAGTAGGGCAGAAACTGCAAAAAAGGAAGATACCAATACGGTTCATTATACAATAGCTGCTGGAATCAATTGGATTCATTTACGAAAAACCAATGACAAGGGAGAAGCATGGGTTCTTCTTCAACTTATTTCTCCATTAAGCTATCATGAAAGCAGGGTATTTTGGAGAATTGCACGAAATTTTGATAAGCTGTCCGAGCGTGATCCTATTTATGAAAAAATCCAGATTCAGATCATGGAGGAAGATAGACGCGTTATAGAAAGCCAAAGACCATGGTTACTCCCTCCAATGTCTTCAAGCTTGTCAATGTATTTGCGTCCCAGTGATCTTCCTTTAATTGAGTATCATAAATGGATGGAAGAAGAAAAGATACCCCCTTTATAG